Within Kineothrix sp. MB12-C1, the genomic segment ATCCAAAATATTCGTTACATACTATCCTTATCTTTCTTTTATCACGAAGCTTCTTCCTCTCCTCGTTCTTTTATTCGGCGGTATGCTCGTTATGAAAGATGAGATTTCCCTCGGTTCTCTCGGTGCCTTCGTGGAGTACTCCATGAATATCGTATGGCCTATGGAAATGCTCGGATGGCTGACTAACAGCTTCTCTTCCGCTGTCGCCTCCAATCGCAAATTAAATAAGATTTATGAAGAATCCCCCTCTATTAGAGAAAAGGATACTCCTATCTCATTGGAGCAGGTGGCCGGAAAAATCGAATTTTCTCATGTCTCCTTTTCTAAAAAGGATGCCAATACTTCAGCGAATATCGATATTTTACAAGATATTTCCTTTTGTGTGGAGCCGGGAAAAACAATCGGTATCATGGGAGCTACCGGAGCCGGTAAAAGTTCTATCATCCATCTTCTTCAGCGTTTTTACGATGTTACAGATGGACAGATCCTTATTGATGGCACGGATATTCGGGATATGAATCTGAAACAGTTGAGGGGATGTATTTCCCTCGTTATGCAGGAGGTTTTCCTCTTTTCCGATACAATTAATGAAAATGTGAAGTTAGGAAAAAGAGATTTCCTCGACACTGCTGCTGTAAAAATGGCTTCCTTCGAAGCGCAAGCCAGTAATTTCATCGAGCGGATGGATAAACAATATGATACCGTTATCGGCGAACGCGGTGTAGGGCTTTCCGGCGGACAGAAACAGCGTATCAGTATCGCCAGAGCTCTCGCTAAAAAGAATCCTATTCTCGTTCTGGACGATTCCACCTCCGCCCTCGATATGGAGACGGAACAGATGATCCAACAAACATTAAAAGAACTGAATTCTACAACAAAACTAATTATTGCTCACCGCATCAGCTCTGTTGTCCATGCAGACGAAATCATCGTTCTTGAGAACGGAAGCATTAAAGAACGCGGTACCCATAAAACATTGCTCGCAGAAAAGGGACTTTACTATTCCACCTATGCAGCACAATATGAAGGAGGTGAACAAAATGCCCATTAATTCCTTTAAAGATGATGAACAAACGATAGAGGTCAACAAACTGAAGACGCTCACAAGGCTTCTTTCCTATCTCTTACAATATAAGAAAGAAATTTTACTCGTGCTTATGATTATGGCATATTGCGTATTTGTTTCTCTATTAAATCCCTTGATTATGGAATCGGCTATCGACAATTATATTTCTGTCGGTAATATGTCCGGGCTTTATCGACTTATAGCCCTTGCCCTTACTTTGAATATTTTAATGGTAGCCGGAATTAAGATCCGTATGTATATTATGGCAAAAGTATGTAACAATATCCTCGTTACCATACGCCAGGATTTATATAGCCATATTCAGACGCTCGATTTTCATTTTTTCGACAGCCGTCCTACCGGAAAGATACTCGCCCGTATTATCGGTGATATCAATTCTTTAAAAGATGTACTTTCCAACTGTGTCACCACATTAATTCCTGATTTTATAACGATACTTGCGGTAGTGATCATTATGTTCGTGAAGCATCCGGTATTGGCTGCTGCTTCCCTGATCAGTACCCCGCTTATGGGACTTGGGCTTTTTCTTATTCAATATCATTCCCATAAAAGATGGCAGATTTTTCGAAAAAAGTCTTCCAATCTGAATGCATTCGTACATGAAGACTTTTCAGGAATTCGTATTATCCAAAGTTTCACTGCGGAGGAGGAAACGAAGCAAACCTTTGGGGAACTTGTAAAAGAATACAAAGATGCCTTCATCTCTGCAATTCGCCTCAATGACGCCTTCG encodes:
- a CDS encoding ABC transporter ATP-binding protein translates to MEPTQHKKLSTYIFEHKFTYLFAILCMIISVSLDLLSPQLTKRIIDDVIIGGQTWQLKYLLTGILIIGIGRCIFQYVKEYLFDVAGIRIAAKMRRHLFDHIQSLSADFFERTNTGELMARIKDDIDRIGDGLTFVGMLIIEVVIHTSIVLFCMYNLDMRLALLPTAFMIVAGSIAIAMEKKLDSVYGAIIEENAILNTVAEENLAGVRTVKAFAREKFEITKFLSHNKKYYELNMKQSKIFVTYYPYLSFITKLLPLLVLLFGGMLVMKDEISLGSLGAFVEYSMNIVWPMEMLGWLTNSFSSAVASNRKLNKIYEESPSIREKDTPISLEQVAGKIEFSHVSFSKKDANTSANIDILQDISFCVEPGKTIGIMGATGAGKSSIIHLLQRFYDVTDGQILIDGTDIRDMNLKQLRGCISLVMQEVFLFSDTINENVKLGKRDFLDTAAVKMASFEAQASNFIERMDKQYDTVIGERGVGLSGGQKQRISIARALAKKNPILVLDDSTSALDMETEQMIQQTLKELNSTTKLIIAHRISSVVHADEIIVLENGSIKERGTHKTLLAEKGLYYSTYAAQYEGGEQNAH